A region from the Cryptosporangium arvum DSM 44712 genome encodes:
- a CDS encoding amidohydrolase family protein has product MISDAHRHLGVLPAYPFYGGPPVHPDVTARATLDELVADLDAEGTERALVIPNYGVPDPAIAFGFNELCVEASQKDDRIRAGLWVSAKAADAERTAQALELAGEPGVRALKLSFLLGGTVHDSRPGLDLIFSAAREHDLTVHVHTSPGAASDVDEITNLVEWYGDTTRLHLVHFGGGMSGHIKLLSGRFFDWVTAGKQVYTDLSWAIGFAPRWLAAEIERRGVGHDRILFASDEPWGDFAGEYARLRAVTGDGELGTHVFTSTFDTLYG; this is encoded by the coding sequence ATGATCTCCGACGCGCACCGCCACCTCGGGGTCCTGCCCGCGTACCCGTTCTACGGCGGGCCGCCGGTGCACCCCGACGTCACCGCCAGGGCGACGCTCGACGAGCTGGTCGCCGATCTCGACGCCGAGGGCACCGAGCGCGCCCTGGTCATCCCGAACTACGGCGTTCCCGACCCCGCCATCGCGTTCGGCTTCAACGAGCTCTGCGTCGAGGCCTCCCAGAAGGACGACCGGATCCGCGCCGGGCTGTGGGTCTCGGCCAAGGCCGCGGATGCCGAGCGCACCGCGCAGGCGCTGGAGCTGGCCGGTGAGCCCGGGGTCCGCGCGCTCAAGCTGAGCTTCCTGCTCGGCGGCACCGTCCACGACTCGCGTCCCGGCCTCGACCTGATCTTCTCCGCGGCCCGCGAGCACGACCTCACCGTGCACGTGCACACCTCCCCCGGCGCGGCGTCCGACGTCGACGAGATCACGAACCTCGTCGAGTGGTACGGCGACACCACCCGCCTGCACCTCGTGCACTTCGGCGGCGGGATGAGCGGCCACATCAAGTTGCTCTCCGGCCGGTTCTTCGACTGGGTCACGGCCGGCAAGCAGGTCTACACCGACCTGTCCTGGGCGATCGGGTTCGCGCCGCGATGGCTCGCGGCCGAGATCGAGCGCCGCGGCGTCGGCCACGACCGGATCCTGTTCGCCAGCGACGAGCCCTGGGGCGACTTCGCCGGCGAGTACGCCCGCCTGAGAGCCGTCACCGGCGACGGCGAGCTCGGCACGCACGTCTTCACCAGCACCTTCGACACCCTCTACGGATAG